CCGATGCAATCAGCGAGCGGATCGGCAGCAGCGGTTTTCTTCACCGTGAACAGCCGGATTTTTGGATGGTTCCCGGCGGCGATCTCCGCCTCCGGGTTGGCCGAGTATTTCACCGGCCACTGCATGTTGGACTGCCCCGACAAGACCCACACATCGCCGATGAGAATATTGTAGAGTGTAACGGCATTCTTCCCCTTGACCGTCATCTCGTACGGCCCGCCCGCGCTCATTGGCTTGAGGCTCACCTTCCAGAGGCTGTCGGCACCGGCCGCCGCGGAGAGTTTTTGCCCGTGGAAAGTCACTGTCACCTTTTCCCCAGGATCGGCCCAGCCCCAGACCGGGTACTCTGCATTCCGCTGGATCACCATGTGGTGGCCGAGGAAGGAGGGGAGGAGGACGGAGGCGTGGAGGGGGGTGGTGCAAACAAAGATAACTAGACACTTTATGATCATTTGCCGGTACGAATACATTGATTTTCCCCTAAAAGGCGTGTGAAGAACCCTGTTCAATTGATAGATGCCGAAACAAGTTCGGCATGACGTCATCCTGAACTCGTTTCAGGATCTACATGATAAAAAAACCAACTTTTTCACAAGCCTTTTAAAAATATGGCTGGCTAAAATATTTCAATCAAGATCAGCCTTCAGTCTATTTATCATAAACACGATTTCCCGGTAGCACTTATCGAAAGAATTTGCCCTCCGCGCTGACTGCATGTCAAACAAAGCGGTGAGAGCAGGCTGATCGAGAGTTTCAGAATATGAATGGTTTGACGGCATTTGATGACTGAGCCATTCTTTCGCGCCTCGAATTTGTTCCGGGTTGTCCACTGATGTCAATGTTTCGGACAATCCCCTTTTACCCCTCAGCGATTCGGCGGCGGCGATGAACCATGCCTCGTATTCCTTGTATGCGAGAACGACCGAGATCAGCATATCTGAACGGGTAGAACGAGCGCGGT
This portion of the Candidatus Latescibacter sp. genome encodes:
- a CDS encoding DUF4276 family protein, yielding MNEIRIAAIVEGYGDVEAVPLLIRRITGEIDPAITIDIHSLRVPACKLIKTGELERTVELAARKLGGDGGILILIDCDWDGGCPKTDAHALLNRARSTRSDMLISVVLAYKEYEAWFIAAAESLRGKRGLSETLTSVDNPEQIRGAKEWLSHQMPSNHSYSETLDQPALTALFDMQSARRANSFDKCYREIVFMINRLKADLD